GATGCACGATATGACGCGACACGGTTCGTCATTGGGGACCAAGAAAAATCGTATCGGTTCGAAGGGTGGCTCAGCTTCCGGCAAGTGATAAGAACGAGGAGCCGTTGTCGTCGAATTCATCACGCGACGGGGAGAATAATGGTTGCCCGCCGATTCCGGCTCGACTCCCATAACTTACGTCGAACGCGTGTCTCTCCTGCCATCGATCGACGTCCACGTCGTTAATCTCGCTGCTCTTTCGTGAAATGAAACAACGCCGGCGGCGGTCATTAGAGATGACGTTTAATCGAGTACTTGATCAACGATGTCGTTACAAACGGCGCGCAAACGAATGTACAAATGAAATGAAGGACGGTTCTCTCTGTGTCTCTGCGCCTCTTCGATCCGTTCCGAAGCGTTGTCCGGCCGGCTCGATCGAAGTCCGTGGTGGTTCCGAGGTCGTCGCAGGATCGTCGAATGGAAATGCAGGGCTGGCTTCTTCGCCGCGTCTTCGAGAGGCGCCCCACGTTTAATCGCCGGTCATCATTTCCATGAACTCTGCGGGACGGGAAAAAGCAGATGCAATTAGCGAGGGACTCGCTGGCCTGGAGCAACTTCTCTTGCCGAGTCTTTTCTTCGCCGGCCTATTCTACTAGCGACGAGTTATCGAATGGACCGCGATTATGGCGATTACGAGAAGTGAAACGCGCGTTCTTTTCGATTAACCTCGCTAAATGGGAAATTTTTTGACCAAGCTATAGAGAACTATTCAAGGAAACGAATTAATCGATTTGACCTGTGAATTGCTTGTATTTTGAACTGATTGTCAATTGCTATTTATTACTCtggtaataattataacaacTTTCCAGCTTCAGAGGCCTATTCTATTACTGATCAATTATCAAATGTATCGCGATCCTGGTGATATTAGCTTCACTAAATGGGAAACAAGTTTTGATGAAGCTACAGAGAATTATTCAAACTTTAGCACTAATGTTTGAGGCTATTTGGAAACGAATTAATCGGTTTGACCTGTGAATTGCTTGTATTTTGAACTGGTTGTCAATTGTTTTTGAATTACTctggtaataataattgtagCAGTTTTCCAGCGTCACGAGCCTATTCTACCGGCCACGCGTTATCGAATGGGCCGCGATCCTGGAGATTACGAGTGGAGAAACGCGCGCCCTTTTTAATTTCGTCGCCACCGCGACGAATGTTTCTCCTGGACAGCAAGTAGGTCGTCCTTGCCCCTTTATGCGCGGCCTCCCACCGACTTTTTTGAAAGGAGCGCTGAAAGACCGGCATTAAGACGTTCGAGGTTTAATCAAGCCCTCGCACGGGCTGCCGTAACGAGCTCCATAGAGTCGAGGCTAACGAAAACTTCCGTCCACCGATAATGCGAATCTTTGTTTGCGTTACTGCCGGAAGAGTCCTCTCGACACCGGAATTATCTCGATAAGTATCTGTCGCGATGGTCTCAGAGCCGCGAGAACTGCTATGAAATATTCGACACCTACAGTTGCTTTACGGGAGACACCTAGACACGTCCTAAATAGAGGAACTATaggaatttttctattaataactATGAAAACTTCTCATATCtcagttatttaatttcttataaacattCGAAGCTAACTATATGGAGTAAAAGCTATTgaataactgcgccattttgtaacattttgacttggaaatataaatataaatcaggCTACACTTATACACCCAAGAAAGATCAGAAGTGCTCCCTTAATAGTTATCAAcaaaaaattcctaaagtttacttatatttaaGACGTCTCCAAATAATGTCCTCTCTTAACCCCTGAAGAAATGCAacttttccattctacttcaagtagaAATTTCATATGAGTAGAATAAATTGATACTAGCAAAATAATTCTTTGATCGATAAGCAACGAACAACATCGAGTTTCAAGTTAATCTAGAAACCTTCGTCAATCTCACTCGTCGTTCTATGGCGAAGAGTTAATTCACGAAGACTTGCAAAACGTCAGGATACATTTGATAAAACCGacttttccattctacttcaagtagaaatttcatatgaatagaataaattgaTACTAGCAAAATAATTCTTTGATCGATAATCAACGAACAACATCGAGTTTCAAGTTAATCTAGAAACCTTCGTCATGAATCTCACTCGTCGTTCTATGGCAGAGTTAGTGATTCACGAAGACTTGCAAAACGTCAGGATACATTTGATAAAACCGACAAATTCTAGACATCAATGAAGATGAGGCCGAAAAGAGATCGACCGAAGGATAGCCGtgcgtttatttaaaaaacggCGACACTCACCGTCAAAGTCAACGGTGCCGGATCCGTCGGTATCAATTTCAGCGATCATGCCGTCCATTTGATCGGGCGTTATCTGATCATCGAGGGCGGCCAGGATCTCTCGAAGAGAGCTCGTCGGGATATAACCGTTCCCCTCTTTGTCGTAGAGCCTGAACGCCTCCTTCAGCTCCTTCTGCAGCGCCTCGTCGTCCTCCTCTTGGAAGTGGGACGCCACCCGGTAGAACGAGTCGAAATTCAATTTACCGCTGCCTGAAAGTTGGACCGGCCCGCGATTAAAAACCACCCTCTCGCGGAGACGCCGCTTCCGAGACGGCGCTCGTCGTTGTAAACAAGCCCCGGTCTACCCAGTTTCCCTTTCGCGGCCGCTTTTTACCGATCGGAAAATATCCCGGACGATATACTTGGGTGCCTTCCAACCGGTTCGCGTCCACGCGAGCAGGGGGGAATATTTGGGAGCCCGGTGGAGTGAGATACTCGCGTAAAATAACGTTTCGGATAATTTAAGCGGATGCTAGGGACGTTCTCTACCCTTAACTGCCGACGTAAAATTTCGATTGAAATATTCCAAGTTGGAGCGGATTAAATTATTGCTTGCTTGTCGGTTTAATGGAATAGAGTAACTGGAAACTGACATATGAGGCGTCAATGGTGGTTTCAGTTAAAAGAAGTGTAACAGTAAAATACTATTGctaaaatgttttctttgtagGTGGAGTAAGTCTATTTGTAGCTAAAGCATCATTCATTCTTGTTAACAGGTTTGTTCACCATTATTGCatgataaaatttcatgttCATGGTTTCATAAATGTTACTCGAATTGATGTTCGCCAATATTGTTAAGTCGATTCAAATGCCAACCCTgaatactaaaattaccgagcaatgACTTGTTTCTAATTGTTTATCAAAATTACAACGatacacaaatttcattgaaaatctttcgcagaaacttaataatttaaatactttcaaaataaagatTTCAAGATAAAGTGGAGTCTAAATAAGAAGATTCTGAATATAACTTATCcagtagttttagcgttgaatATCTCATTCTATGAAAAAATGGACTTTCAAAAAGAACGGCTCGTATGTCCATGAAGCCAGTTATATACGCGTGTTCGGAAGAAGCATTAGAAATTCGAAGCCATTCGGAATGGCATTTTAAGCGAGCAGCATCGTTccccaaacataaatattacaattggcGTGGGCGTGTACGTTCCATGCTTACTCTGCCAGATACCCTTCGCGATGAAAGTACGGAATCGTGGAACGGTCAACAGACCTGGATCTCGGTAGATAGCTAGATCCGTGTCGGCACTGACCGGAATACACCGTGCGGCGGTTCGATCGCCGCTGGGAGGACAATATCTGCATAATAATGCGCGCTGACAAAGCAGCCGCTCGCGATCGGCCAGCGAGCGTTTCGATTGGTAAGCGATCTCAAGGGTTTACGCTAATTCCGGTCGTCTGGATCGGTGTCACGGATCAACGTCGTCGTTAAATGAGCTACTCAACGggcaaatcgattaacttcgCAGAACAGAGAGCAGAGAAAAATTCCGCAATCGTGTACATTGACTTTTCAAATTCCTCTTTAAAcgtcaaattatataaatattataaaatgtatttttctttattatttcagatataggcttaaccctttgaactctgtattaTGAACttgaatattgcaccagttataacattaaatattttaatgaatcttaaagaaactaccctaaaattattaaattttccacacatccaaattttgcactaaggaaaatcaaagatcgaagaaatgttatagcatttatttccgctaggaatattataaaaattagttaccgatagattacaaaacaacctggagtgctaagggttaatttagcAACCatgtgaaatgtataaaatagtatattcttctaataatgtttattattattgcaattggATGTGAgcaaaagaatttcaatttcatggaACTAAACCCAGCAATAAGGGAATTTATGTCAACTACATAAAGTTAGGAATTCATTGAACATGAACATAAAggataaaatttcaagaaattcgaaaagtggagttaatcggTTTGACCATTGAGCGGCTCAAATAGCCGGCGTTCGAACTCGACCGGACCGGAAACGCTAGCTAGAACGGTTCGATCGCGACTTCTTAGGAAACGTTTCGCCTACGTGTCGCGACGGGACTGCGGCTGGGTAATTTCCAGCCGCacgaaatataattaacacgttgcctgCCACGAGGAACACCAGCGCAGTATGTGTCACTGATTCTTTCCGCAGCAGGGATACAAAGAAAGAATTACAAATTACTTGCTATCACAATTCTAACGTCACACTGTTGTCCAATAACTCACGCCACTGAACATTTCCCATCATTTATTCTTGTAATTCTGAAGCCCCGATCATCAGTGGCAGTAACCTCCTCCCACGCTCAGAACGCAGCGAAAGATATTCACTTCAGGATCCACCATGGAAAATCTTCAAATTCTAACGCTACCAATCGGTATGCTCAAACATCCAGTCGCTGTACAGTCCCAATATCGTTGTTAAAAACAATCTATCATCGGGTTTCGCATCAACTACACGCTGACTCGCCTAGTTAACAGTGCAACTGTATCAAGAACAGCATATAAATCCTCGAACGAGTGGAAGGTCGTTGCGACTCTCAGCTTGTACCTGTcctcttatttatttatgtaattcctTGTGATTACATGGTAATGCATGCAGGTACAGAAAATTTCATGCACCATTCCTTCCCGGGAGGTGCGTAGAACGGAAGTTCCGTTATAGATCGCAACGGCCCCGCGCTTGTTGTACTCGAAAGCGTGTTCCTCGTGCCTTTCTCCGAGCCCTCGGCAATCCCCTTCAGTTTCGCCGGGATTTCTCTCGGAAATCCCATCGAAAAATCCTCGGGCATTGATCGGTGATGAATAAAGCGTTCGATAACTGTCAGCTGGTAACGCGTTAACGCGGCTCTCTCGCCAGCTCGCGCGGACAGCGACGGAGTACGCGGGAGAGTCGCCGTTCCACCGGCGCGGATTAATAAACGGGCGAAACGGAATCGTTCGACCAACCTCCGGGCTTTCAAATTAACGGGTGGACCGGTTTTAATCTTCTCGGCGGACGGGATCGCGTGGGTGAGAAGCTCTTTGACGGGGCGCGACGTCAGACGCGGGGGGGGCTGCACCCTCTCGCAGTCGATACACGGCGAACAGGATGAAATACGGGGAAAAGTATGCGCCGCGTCGAGGAGGAGGCGGCCGCCCGACCCAATTCTCTTCCACGGTAAAAAGGAGCACGTCGCGGCGGGACTCGTCGGCTGATGTATCCGTCGGAGTATCCTGGAGGGGCCATTCTTCCCTGCGAAAGCCTCGTCAAAGGAAACGTCGCGATATCAGCGCCGGTGTCTCGCGAATCGCTGCTTCGAGTCGGCTCAATAGCGACCGGGAAGAATCAGACTTTTTAGGGACCGGTTCGGTCGTCGGTGACGTTTTTCTCGATTTCTGTCAATCTTTTGTTCCGTACAGACCGGGTCAAGGCGACGGAGCCTTTTGCTGTCATAGTGGATGTGGGAAATCGTACGTGCATCtgaacattagaactactagaCGGGATAAAACTGGTTTGTTCTTTTTGGAATTAACACCAGacctaccgaggatttaataaaattgatatgtaatccctatagaaattctagcaatagattatttaaggtttcttcagagattcattatagtattcaagtcgaagttatttattttcaagatcatttcgaatattcaatgctttaagatgtataattgcgaaacaaaacaatcgaaagcagtcattttggtacggtagtttttGTGTTAAAAATAGATGTTTCTGtgaggaattattgaagaaattgatttagtacgaaaactgaattgtaagttgattaaagtctcgatagatgcaatCTTGAAGTTTTCGTAGAGGAATTTTGGGAAGTCAATGTaattagtcggtagttttagtgttagtttGCCAGGCTGTTTCTAGGTCTGTGACTCATTCAGAGATGGTAAAAATCGTAGAGTCGTCGAGAAAGTCGATCGTGGTTCGAGCGGTAATAAACTCAGTAGCATCATCGTCGAATATGTTGCTCGTCGTTCTTGTTTGCCCGTTTCAAACGAGCTCCGCCGACTGTAGTTTCTTCGGACTACTTTAAGCAAATTAAAGGCACATCGCGAAATAGTTGGAAACATCTCTCTTGCATTATACAGAGTTAGGTCttctaatggatttttcctttggAAAAGTTTCGTGAGTCGATAGATTAGAGTTAGAGCCGAGTTTCTCTTCATTAAACGGAGTTTCCGTCGAGTTAGATTACTTTCCGACTTCTGCCTGATTTAGCTGGAAGTAACAACGCGAAAGTGTCGCCGGCGGAAGGCTGGTATAGCCGAACGTACGTATCGGAATCGATAGAAAGAAAAGCCGCGGCGACCACGCGGAGCCACCTTCGGTAAAGTTTACGAAAGTTTCCGCGTCAGCCTCGGCTCGCGGCTTTCGTTGCTCCCATAACGCGCTCCGGCGCATTTCCACTCattatattatgaattatttggcCCCGTTCGGTCGAACGGAGCATCGATCCGCGAACGCCCGGCCATCGATCGAGAGATTCTTAAATGCACGCGCATTGGAACTGTTGGATGGCCAACCTAATGACGCACCATAGATAAGCGTCCTAGACCCGCCGCGTCCAAAATATCTTACTCAGCGTGTATTTTACAAGTCCAAAATCCTAGATAGAATACACAAAATGTCTCATCCAGGACTAGTCATCTATAACGAGTCATCAGGTACCAACGGTCACCGACATCCCCTCCTTAGCGAAAAGCTCAGTATACAAGAATTAGAATCTCTAGGATAATTAGTTATTCTTTCAACCCTGTTGGTTAACGGTCTGCCCGAAATTGTCTGTTTCCGCGTCGTTCGATGTGTTATATCTGGAGAATACGTACAAAAgccgaaatataattattaacgaatcgGACTTCGCGTCGTTCACCCGGATCACAACAGAACACGTACGGGGAAGCACGGCGGTAATCGAGGGTTAAAGATTGCGTCGGAAAGGAGAACTCGGAAAATACGATACCCTCTTCGTCCTCCTGCTTGAGTAGCACCTCGAGCTCGTGATCGTCGAAAGTGTGCCCCAGGGTGTTCAAGATCGTCCTCACTTTTTCCTTCTCGATGCTTCCCGACTTGGTGGAGTCGAACATGGAGAAAGCCCTCCTGAGCACTGTAAAATACAACGGATCGCTATTTCGACGTCTCGATGGGGAAATAAATGGTCCGACCGAGCGCTCCCGCTTCCCCTCCTCTCTCCCGTTCGAAGCGTCTGGAAGCTGTATCACGGCTCGCGGAGAGAAAGATGGCCAGGAGGGAGAGGCGGCCAGCGGATTTCGCGAGAAAATCATTACAGCCGGCTCGCACGGCGAGCACGGAACGCATCGCGGGCCCAGCATTTATTTACACGACGTGCCAGAGCGGTGTATTAATATAACGGGTCGGCACAGTCAATCCGCGGTTTATTTAGCGATAGGAAGCCGGATTGCGCAACGAGGAGCGCGGAGGAACGCGGCGCGGCTTCTGCTAACCGTAAAACACCGGGCGAGTGGGTGTGCACGGTCATCAAAGGAATCCCAGGAAGCGGCGAGCATTGTTCGACCGCGATAAATCGGGAACGATCCCCTCGATCGAGCTCCGCCACGTCGCGACGACAAATCTTGACGAGCGGACCGGCGTTTGAAGTCGGCCGACGTCTGGCCGACGTGAAATACACGTCGGCCGCGACCTAAATTTCGTACTGGCCGCCTCGCGACCTTCCCTCCCTCCACTCCGACAAATAAACCATACTTGTTGACGCGACCGGATGAAATACGGAGTCTATTTGCACGCGGAGCCCGTCCCGCTCCGCCTCCGCGATCGGTACTCACTTTTCACTTGTTCCTCATCCTGAAACAGACAGACAAGAACTTTCAGTCGGCGAGTACATGACCGAATTGCGCGACGATTGGGGAAACGGGGGGAACACTGTTTCGTCTGTCGCGCCGCGGGAACGGCGGAGGACCGCTCTGGACGGCGGCTAGATTCGATTCTCGCTTCCGTCGATCGACTTCCGGTATCCGAAGAATCGACGGACCGTCGGACGTTCCCTGGGAATCCTGGTCCTCCGCTGTTCCGACGCGCGGACCTCCGATTAACGCGTTCACGCGAGGTAAAGGTGGACGGTTCAGGCTTCCGCACTTCGTTAACGTCGGGAACTAACCATCTTCCGGCGTTCTCTTTCCCTGCCGCGGCAACTTCCACGCTGTGTCTCCTCGTTCTCTCGCACTAACGGCTTTTCCGCACTGGATATATCTTTTATAAGCTTAGCCGGGCGCCCATGGAAGGGGAGACGAGGAATCTCTCTTCTCGCGTCCCTTCCTGCGAGCTGTCGAAATTCACGGCAGCTCGCAGCGTGAGGCGACGCCAGTTCGCGCCGCTATAATGCTACGGTTCTCCGTGGAAACGGCCAACCAACGGGCTCGAAAACTGTGGCCGGCTCAAGGCCGGGTCGCTATCATAGAAGCCTCGCGGTTCGGTCTCCTCTGTCCCTCGATTTCCCCGTCACCGCTCTCGTCAAACCTTGCATTCGCTAGAAGGCAACGGAATTTTACCCTCATGGCCATCCTTCGTTTAGAAGACGATCGTTACTGACACTCGTCTGTCATCCCATCAGCTTCACGCTGTTAGCAACGATCATCTTTTATCGCAGCTACAAATCGTTCGGTGAAGGGTTGATCGTGGCACGTGCCAGTATAACAACGATGCACCGCGTCTCATTGGAATTCTATCGCCTCGCGGTCCTTCGTTCCTAAATCATCCTCGTACGTATAACCGACGAACAGCCGTCTCAGGAGAGTCGGTATTTTTCTGCTGGTTGAAACTTCCACGTTGCAGCCGAAAATGGGGAAACGCGATGCATTACGCAACGTATATTACACGGTGCCGCCGTTATGTGGCTGTTTTCTGCGTGGGCTCGGAGAGCCTGCCAAAAACTTTGAGGGAAAAGCAATAAAATTTTCGTCCGGCCGCGGAGACGCGGCGCGCAGGAGACGGGCCGGGTAGCCGAGTCGGTGTCGGAGGCGGAAAGAAGTGGGGGTGTGCTCGGTGCTATTTCAAAACATTCCAGACTATGATACTACTGGTTTCCATTCAAccgcccgccgccgccgtcgctcgCCGCAATATATATCGCCGATTCTTTTTATCGGTTCACGAGAAATTTAATATCCTCGCGGCCTCAGGAATTCCGGGAGTTATCGTTGGAAACAATTACCAGGCGGACGACTGGGCTCGCGCGGCGGCTCCGGCTACGCCGGACAAGGGAACACTCGTTCGACGATCGATCGCGTTGAAAAGAAACGGGACGAGATCGAGTGGGCTCGTGGGAAACGCGAGCACGCGGTGTGTCGTACGCGTCGGACAATGGATTTCCTGTATACCATAGAGAAAATTACGTATGCAACTTCGTTTAGAAGCTGTAGCACTCGTTTCCAAGAAGCATTCCATACGGAGACAGTGTAAAGAAGCGGAGAATACTCGAATTTGGTCGTCTAGGTTCGCAAGATCGATCGTGTATGGATTTTACCAACCGTTCTCGTCGCGCAGAAGGAATACAAGTCAAAATTGATCCGCCGGTTGTCATCGGATCGTCGAAATCCGCTAGATTTCCCTTGTTAACGTGGAACGCGCAGGGACGTCCGTTGCGCAACCGTGTAACCCGATGCAACGCGACGGAAAAATTTGCCACTTGCAGCGAACGGGAGCAGGGATATGCAGTTCTTGCCGCGTTTTTTCCGGGCCGCGTGGCCGGTGATATAGTGCTTTTCGTAAGAACGCGGTAGACGGCGAACGCTATAATTATCTCGTCAGTTACGCCCACGCGGCTCCTGCCGCCCGCCTCACCgctgaattattatttgaataaactcGCGGTATTATTAGAACGAGTCCAATACCGATTGTGTATCTCATGAGTCATTCTATATTTAGAGGGGAGTCCACCTTGCCGGATAATTGGACAAAACGGTCGACGAACTCTATTCCCTGTCCTCATCTCTCCCTTCGATCGTTACGTGGCATCGTTCGGCCGCTTCTTTGCGGCGGAACAGGGACTTCTGTTAACACGCTGACCGCCGATGCGGTCATCGATGATCGCAGCCCACGAATCGCTTGAGAACTGTTGCTATAAGGAGATTGATGTCGAATGGAGTATTAAGTGCCCCACAAAGTTCGTGCGGGTTCGTAAATCAGAATTTAAACGCGGCGAACGTTTTTGTGGAGCCATTTTATTTCATCCGGTAGCAACGGTATAAACGTAACTCgctgttaatatttcatttgttaaactagtgaaataccgATTGTAAtcgaacatt
This is a stretch of genomic DNA from Nomia melanderi isolate GNS246 chromosome 1, iyNomMela1, whole genome shotgun sequence. It encodes these proteins:
- the TpnCIIb gene encoding troponin C type IIb → MDEEQVKMLRRAFSMFDSTKSGSIEKEKVRTILNTLGHTFDDHELEVLLKQEDEEGSGKLNFDSFYRVASHFQEEDDEALQKELKEAFRLYDKEGNGYIPTSSLREILAALDDQITPDQMDGMIAEIDTDGSGTVDFDEFMEMMTGD